One region of Carboxydocella sporoproducens DSM 16521 genomic DNA includes:
- a CDS encoding glutamine--tRNA ligase/YqeY domain fusion protein, giving the protein MENKQAPSNFIRNIILNDLESGKHKTIVTRFPPEPNGYLHIGHAKSIVLNFDLADEFGGKTHLRFDDTNPLKEDTEYVESIKEDVRWLGYEWDGLYFASDYFEEMYQRAVLLIKKGKAYVCDLSPEEIRATRGTLTEPGKESPYRNRSVEENLDLFERMRKGEFKDGEKTLRAKIDMASPNLNMRDPVLYRILHATHHNTGDKWCIYPMYDFAHPLEDAIEGVTHSICTLEFEDHRPLYDWVIRECEMECQPQQIEFARLNMTNTVMSKRKLKLLVDNGIVDGWDDPRMPTIAGLRRRGYTPEAIREFCRAIGVAKSNSTVDYQMLEHFIREDLKLKAPRTMAILRPLKVVITNYPEGQVEWLDAENNPENPEMGTRKIPFSREIYIEQDDFMEVPPPKYHRLYPGNEVRLKHAYIIKCEEVIKDEAGNVVELRCTYDPTTKSGQDTSGKKVKGTIHWVEANHALPAEFRLYEPLILEDDQEEEENKSFLERINPNSLEVLQGFVEAQLKGVAPQTKFQFFRHGYFNVDPKYTTAEKPVFNRIVSLKSSFKL; this is encoded by the coding sequence ATGGAGAACAAACAAGCACCATCCAATTTTATCCGCAATATCATCCTCAATGATCTGGAGTCCGGTAAACATAAAACCATTGTTACCCGTTTTCCCCCTGAACCCAACGGCTATTTACATATCGGACATGCCAAGTCGATAGTGCTCAATTTCGACCTGGCCGATGAGTTTGGCGGCAAAACCCACCTGCGTTTTGATGATACCAACCCTCTGAAAGAGGATACCGAATATGTGGAATCCATCAAGGAGGATGTGCGCTGGCTGGGCTATGAATGGGACGGACTCTACTTTGCTTCCGACTATTTCGAGGAAATGTATCAGCGCGCAGTATTGCTGATCAAAAAGGGCAAAGCCTATGTCTGTGACCTTTCACCTGAAGAAATTCGGGCCACCCGCGGCACTCTGACCGAGCCGGGGAAAGAGAGCCCCTACCGCAATCGTTCAGTGGAGGAAAACCTGGATCTGTTTGAGCGCATGCGCAAAGGGGAGTTTAAAGACGGGGAGAAAACCCTGCGGGCCAAAATCGATATGGCTTCTCCTAACCTGAATATGCGGGATCCGGTGCTGTACCGCATACTCCACGCTACCCATCATAATACCGGGGACAAGTGGTGCATCTATCCCATGTATGATTTCGCCCATCCCCTTGAAGATGCTATTGAAGGGGTGACCCATTCCATTTGTACCCTGGAATTTGAAGACCATCGCCCCCTGTATGACTGGGTGATCAGGGAATGTGAAATGGAATGCCAGCCCCAGCAAATTGAGTTTGCCCGCCTCAATATGACCAATACGGTGATGAGCAAACGCAAACTGAAACTGCTGGTGGATAACGGTATCGTAGACGGCTGGGATGACCCGCGCATGCCCACCATTGCCGGGCTCAGACGGAGGGGTTATACGCCAGAGGCTATTCGGGAATTCTGCCGGGCCATCGGGGTAGCCAAAAGCAACAGCACCGTGGACTACCAGATGCTGGAGCATTTTATCCGGGAAGATTTGAAACTGAAAGCTCCCCGCACTATGGCCATTCTGCGGCCTCTGAAAGTGGTGATTACCAACTATCCGGAAGGCCAGGTGGAATGGCTGGATGCGGAGAACAACCCGGAAAATCCGGAGATGGGGACACGGAAAATTCCTTTTTCCCGGGAAATCTACATTGAGCAGGATGACTTCATGGAAGTGCCGCCACCCAAGTATCATCGCCTCTATCCCGGCAATGAAGTACGCCTGAAACATGCCTATATTATTAAGTGTGAAGAGGTCATCAAGGATGAGGCTGGCAATGTGGTGGAATTGCGCTGTACCTATGACCCCACAACCAAAAGCGGTCAGGATACTTCCGGCAAAAAGGTCAAGGGCACCATTCACTGGGTGGAAGCCAATCACGCCCTGCCGGCGGAATTCCGCCTCTATGAACCTTTAATCCTGGAAGACGATCAGGAGGAGGAAGAAAACAAGTCCTTCCTGGAGCGCATCAACCCCAATTCCCTGGAGGTATTGCAGGGGTTTGTGGAGGCCCAGCTCAAAGGGGTGGCGCCTCAAACCAAGTTCCAGTTCTTCCGCCATGGGTACTTTAATGTGGACCCCAAATATACCACGGCGGAAAAACCGGTCTTTAACCGGATTGTTTCCCTGAAAAGCTCTTTCAAATTATAA